A single genomic interval of Agromyces cerinus harbors:
- a CDS encoding septum formation family protein: MRRTLTRALVSVAAVAVVIPLSGCGLISNLAGGNAPQPERDETTQEIVEEGDADVFALMVGDCMNEVSEEVVSEVPVVPCDQPHDEEVFFDLTLEGDEYPGDDAIQSQSDDACLAQFEPFVGMAYDVSTLAFYAYRPSKESWEQMDDRVVSCVIYDPAGQVTGTLEGAAR; this comes from the coding sequence ATGCGTCGCACACTGACGCGCGCACTCGTCTCCGTCGCCGCGGTCGCCGTCGTGATCCCGCTGAGCGGGTGCGGCCTGATCAGCAACCTCGCCGGCGGCAACGCACCGCAGCCCGAGCGCGACGAGACCACGCAGGAGATCGTCGAGGAGGGTGACGCCGATGTCTTCGCCCTCATGGTCGGCGACTGCATGAACGAGGTCAGCGAAGAGGTCGTCTCCGAGGTGCCCGTCGTGCCGTGCGACCAGCCGCACGACGAAGAGGTGTTCTTCGACCTGACGCTCGAGGGCGACGAGTACCCCGGCGACGACGCCATCCAGTCGCAGTCCGACGATGCCTGCCTCGCGCAGTTCGAGCCCTTCGTCGGCATGGCCTACGACGTGTCGACGCTCGCCTTCTACGCCTACCGTCCCTCGAAGGAGAGCTGGGAGCAGATGGACGACCGTGTCGTCTCCTGCGTGATCTACGACCCGGCCGGCCAGGTCACCGGCACGCTCGAGGGCGCGGCCCGCTGA
- the ftsX gene encoding permease-like cell division protein FtsX yields MRLGLVLAEAANGLRRNASMVVSVVLVTFISLTFVGTAALLQLQIGQMKNYWYDRAQVAVYLCTSVSTTAGCTDGEATEEQKAAIEEQLSSDTLSKYIDEFYFEDHDQAFANFQEQFKGTPAADYVTPEVLNETFWVNLVDPSQAAVLVESFAGMAGVEGVVDQRRYLDQIFDVLNAASYTAITVAAIMLVAAALLIATTIRLSAFSRRRELGIMRLVGASNRFIQTPFILEGVFAGLIGSLLAGGAVVAIVVFFVQGYLADNLSFTFVDLSDALLVVPLLILVGVVLAAVSAGIAITRYLKV; encoded by the coding sequence ATGAGGCTCGGTCTCGTACTCGCCGAGGCGGCGAACGGCCTTCGCCGCAACGCCTCGATGGTGGTCTCCGTCGTGCTCGTCACGTTCATCTCGCTGACCTTCGTCGGCACCGCGGCACTGCTGCAGCTGCAGATCGGCCAGATGAAGAACTACTGGTACGACCGGGCGCAGGTCGCCGTCTACCTCTGCACGAGCGTGTCGACGACCGCCGGGTGCACCGACGGCGAGGCGACCGAGGAGCAGAAGGCGGCGATCGAGGAGCAGCTCTCCTCCGACACCCTCTCGAAGTACATCGACGAGTTCTACTTCGAAGACCACGATCAGGCCTTCGCGAACTTCCAGGAGCAGTTCAAGGGCACCCCTGCCGCTGACTACGTGACGCCCGAGGTGCTGAACGAGACGTTCTGGGTGAACCTCGTCGACCCGTCCCAGGCGGCGGTGCTCGTCGAGAGCTTCGCGGGCATGGCGGGCGTCGAGGGCGTCGTCGACCAACGCCGCTACCTCGACCAGATCTTCGACGTGCTGAACGCGGCGAGCTACACCGCGATCACGGTCGCCGCCATCATGCTCGTCGCGGCGGCGCTGCTCATCGCGACGACCATCAGGCTCTCCGCCTTCTCACGACGGCGAGAACTCGGCATCATGCGCCTGGTCGGGGCGTCCAACCGGTTCATCCAGACGCCGTTCATCCTCGAGGGGGTGTTCGCAGGACTCATCGGCTCCCTGCTGGCAGGCGGCGCCGTGGTGGCGATCGTGGTCTTCTTCGTGCAGGGCTACCTCGCCGACAACCTCTCGTTCACGTTCGTCGACCTCTCCGACGCGCTGCTCGTGGTGCCGTTGCTGATCCTCGTCGGTGTCGTGCTCGCCGCGGTCTCGGCCGGCATCGCGATCACGAGATACCTGAAGGTCTGA
- the ftsE gene encoding cell division ATP-binding protein FtsE, whose protein sequence is MIRFDSVTKTYPGQARPALNDIGVEILRGEFVFLVGASGSGKSSFLRLILKEEKPSKGAIHVLGQDLGSISTRKVPYFRRDLGVVFQDFRLLPNKSVYENVAFTLRVIGKSRGYVQSAVPETLKLVGLDGKGKRMPHELSGGEQQRVAIARAIVNKPQILLADEPTGNLDPVTSAGIMTLLERINASGTTIVMATHEAGIVDQMRRRVIELSAGDIVRDERSAGYDGQTVRDVEVVPHRESGEPGEPGAPDPSDTTADSDTPAAAPVVTAAAPKVTPEGMRDAEPLYVEPEATDAVTDAAAEITAAATGTIQVDPEQLKPKTKDAAAASEHLTLAERLGLRAPGGPREGDDDQEVGPTK, encoded by the coding sequence ATGATCCGCTTCGACTCCGTCACCAAGACCTACCCCGGCCAGGCGAGGCCCGCCCTCAACGACATCGGGGTCGAGATCCTCCGCGGGGAGTTCGTCTTCCTCGTCGGCGCCTCCGGCTCCGGCAAGTCGAGCTTCCTCCGGCTCATCCTCAAGGAGGAGAAGCCGTCGAAGGGCGCCATCCACGTGCTCGGCCAGGACCTCGGCTCGATCTCGACGCGCAAGGTGCCCTACTTCCGGCGCGACCTCGGCGTCGTCTTCCAGGACTTCCGGCTGCTGCCGAACAAGTCCGTCTACGAGAACGTGGCGTTCACGCTGCGCGTCATCGGCAAGTCGCGGGGCTACGTGCAGTCGGCGGTGCCCGAGACGCTGAAGCTCGTCGGACTCGACGGCAAGGGCAAGCGCATGCCGCACGAGCTCTCGGGCGGTGAACAGCAGCGCGTCGCGATCGCGAGGGCGATCGTGAACAAGCCGCAGATCCTGCTCGCCGACGAGCCGACCGGCAACCTCGACCCCGTGACGAGCGCGGGCATCATGACCCTGCTCGAACGCATCAACGCGAGCGGCACGACGATCGTCATGGCGACCCACGAGGCCGGCATCGTCGACCAGATGCGCCGCCGCGTCATCGAACTCTCGGCCGGCGACATCGTGAGAGACGAGCGCAGCGCCGGATACGACGGACAGACGGTGCGCGACGTCGAGGTCGTGCCTCACCGGGAGTCCGGCGAGCCGGGGGAGCCGGGCGCGCCCGATCCGTCGGACACGACGGCCGACTCCGACACGCCCGCCGCTGCCCCCGTCGTCACCGCGGCGGCACCGAAGGTCACCCCCGAGGGCATGCGCGATGCCGAACCGCTCTACGTCGAGCCCGAGGCGACCGACGCCGTGACCGATGCCGCAGCCGAGATCACGGCAGCCGCGACGGGCACGATCCAGGTCGACCCCGAGCAGCTGAAGCCCAAGACGAAGGATGCCGCTGCGGCATCCGAACACCTGACCCTCGCCGAACGCCTCGGGCTCCGGGCCCCGGGAGGCCCCCGGGAAGGCGACGACGACCAGGAAGTGGGGCCGACGAAATGA
- a CDS encoding tyrosine-protein phosphatase produces the protein METSTRIPVPGTYNFRDVGGLPARNGTVRDGVLYRSDGLARLGEAGQERLRDLGVGIVIDLRDEREVAALPDDLGDLDVEVLRLPVFEGSGASQGMAGISLEALYERIVTQHTSVVVDALREISIAGDRAVVVHCTAGKDRTGIVIALALLAVGVDRESVVADYASTEANLAGEWLEGMITRMAGYGVPDSPALRTLLGGSPREALDDVIELVERDHGSVREYLLASGLELSALAELENLLVEPA, from the coding sequence ATGGAGACCTCGACGCGCATTCCGGTTCCCGGTACCTACAACTTCCGCGACGTCGGCGGGCTGCCGGCACGGAACGGCACCGTCCGCGACGGCGTGCTCTACCGGTCCGACGGCCTCGCCCGTCTCGGCGAGGCCGGCCAGGAGCGGCTCCGCGACCTCGGCGTCGGCATCGTCATCGACCTGCGCGACGAGCGGGAGGTCGCGGCCTTGCCCGACGACCTCGGCGACCTCGACGTCGAGGTGCTGCGGCTGCCGGTCTTCGAGGGCTCGGGTGCGTCGCAGGGCATGGCGGGCATCTCGCTCGAGGCGCTCTACGAGCGCATCGTGACCCAGCACACCTCCGTCGTGGTCGATGCCCTGCGCGAGATCTCGATCGCCGGCGACCGTGCCGTCGTCGTGCACTGCACCGCGGGCAAGGATCGCACGGGCATCGTCATCGCCCTCGCGCTGCTCGCGGTCGGCGTCGACCGGGAGTCCGTCGTGGCCGACTACGCCTCGACCGAGGCCAATCTCGCCGGCGAGTGGCTCGAGGGCATGATCACGCGCATGGCGGGCTACGGGGTGCCCGACTCGCCCGCGCTGCGCACGCTCCTGGGCGGCAGCCCGCGCGAGGCGCTCGACGACGTCATCGAACTCGTCGAACGCGACCACGGTTCGGTGCGCGAGTATCTCCTCGCGTCGGGTCTCGAGCTCAGCGCACTCGCCGAGCTCGAGAACCTGCTCGTCGAGCCCGCCTGA
- a CDS encoding LLM class F420-dependent oxidoreductase, with protein sequence MEVCIFTEPQQGASYTDQLAQATATERLGFDGWFRSDHYLAMDDADPLPGPTDAWTTLAGLARETRRIRLGTLVSSATFRHPSVLAIQVAQVDDMSGGRVELGLGTGWFAEEHEAYGIPFPAKRFGLLEEQLEVVTGLWSTPVGEHYDFAGEHYRLVHSPALPKPAQASVPIIVGGSGPKRTPAIAARFASEFNIGFRDETVVAEMFGRVRQACEDIDRDPASIRTSVALPTVVANSDADYRRRLAAIDEDPATFADVNIAGTTAAAVEKLLRLRDLGADRVYLQLVDLRDLDHLELIAAEVLPHLR encoded by the coding sequence GTGGAGGTCTGCATCTTCACCGAGCCCCAGCAGGGCGCGAGCTACACCGACCAGCTCGCACAGGCGACGGCGACCGAGCGGCTCGGCTTCGACGGCTGGTTCCGCTCCGACCACTATCTGGCGATGGACGACGCCGATCCCCTGCCCGGCCCGACCGACGCATGGACCACCCTCGCCGGCCTCGCCCGCGAGACCCGGCGCATCCGACTCGGCACGCTCGTCTCCTCGGCGACGTTCCGGCACCCGTCGGTGCTCGCGATCCAGGTCGCCCAGGTCGATGACATGTCGGGCGGCCGGGTCGAGCTCGGCCTCGGCACCGGATGGTTCGCCGAGGAGCACGAGGCCTACGGCATCCCCTTCCCGGCCAAGCGCTTCGGACTGCTCGAGGAGCAGCTCGAGGTGGTGACCGGGCTCTGGTCGACACCGGTCGGCGAGCACTACGACTTCGCCGGCGAGCACTACCGGCTCGTGCACTCGCCGGCGCTGCCGAAGCCCGCGCAGGCGAGCGTGCCGATCATCGTCGGCGGTTCGGGTCCGAAGCGCACCCCGGCGATCGCCGCCCGATTCGCGAGCGAGTTCAACATCGGGTTCCGCGACGAGACCGTGGTCGCCGAGATGTTCGGCCGGGTGCGCCAGGCCTGCGAGGACATCGATCGCGACCCCGCCTCCATCCGCACGAGCGTCGCCCTGCCGACCGTCGTCGCGAACTCCGATGCCGACTACCGGCGACGCCTCGCGGCCATCGACGAGGACCCGGCGACCTTCGCCGACGTCAACATCGCCGGAACCACGGCGGCCGCCGTGGAGAAGCTCCTGCGACTGCGGGATCTCGGCGCCGACCGCGTGTACCTCCAGCTCGTCGACCTGCGCGATCTCGACCACCTCGAACTCATCGCCGCAGAGGTGCTGCCGCATCTGCGCTGA
- a CDS encoding inositol monophosphatase family protein, whose amino-acid sequence MTARDSLIVVTAASASQLTSDLALALELAELADAVSIARFRAIDLDVQTKPDRSPVTEADLAVERAIRERIAAARPDDGILGEEFGTEGDGARQWIIDPIDGTANFLRGVPVWGTLISLAIDGVPVVGVASAPAMGRRWWAATGLGAWTTTSAAEAGASEDGTSESSTAEAAGGEASVPGARRLQVSGVASLADASLSFQSLAQWRDAGYLDRLLALSERVWRDRAYGDLWSYMLLAEGLIDITAEFDVKPYDLAALIPIVEEAGGRFSSVTGTPGPWSGNALATNGALHDEVLAALADEA is encoded by the coding sequence ATGACCGCCCGCGATAGCCTGATCGTCGTGACCGCCGCTTCCGCCTCCCAGCTCACCTCCGACCTCGCGCTCGCGCTCGAACTGGCCGAACTGGCCGACGCCGTCTCGATCGCACGATTCCGCGCCATCGACCTCGACGTGCAGACGAAGCCCGACCGCTCCCCCGTGACCGAGGCGGACCTCGCCGTCGAGCGGGCGATCCGCGAGCGCATCGCGGCGGCCCGGCCCGACGACGGCATCCTCGGCGAGGAGTTCGGAACGGAGGGCGACGGGGCACGGCAGTGGATCATCGACCCGATCGACGGCACCGCCAACTTCCTCCGCGGCGTTCCGGTCTGGGGCACGCTCATCTCCCTCGCGATCGACGGCGTGCCCGTCGTCGGCGTGGCGTCGGCACCGGCCATGGGCCGGCGCTGGTGGGCGGCGACGGGTCTCGGCGCCTGGACCACGACCTCGGCGGCTGAGGCCGGCGCGAGCGAAGACGGCACGAGCGAGTCCAGCACGGCCGAGGCCGCGGGCGGCGAGGCATCCGTGCCCGGAGCCCGGCGCCTGCAGGTCTCGGGCGTCGCCTCGCTCGCCGATGCCTCGCTGAGCTTCCAGAGCCTCGCCCAGTGGCGCGATGCCGGCTACCTCGACCGCCTGCTCGCGCTCTCCGAGCGCGTCTGGCGCGACCGCGCCTACGGCGACCTGTGGTCGTACATGCTGCTCGCCGAGGGTCTCATCGACATCACGGCCGAATTCGACGTCAAGCCGTACGACCTCGCGGCGCTCATCCCCATCGTCGAGGAGGCCGGCGGTCGTTTCAGCTCGGTGACCGGCACGCCCGGGCCGTGGAGCGGCAACGCGCTCGCGACGAACGGCGCCCTCCACGACGAGGTGCTCGCGGCACTCGCCGACGAGGCGTAG
- a CDS encoding DMT family transporter — MRLPSTTAPDSTKAATAPDPIGWKVLAAMIVVLVLWASAFIAIRAVGDTISPGPLALGRQLVGAVVLVAIAAWRRPPLPGPRALVLIAVYGVLWFAGYTLVLNMAERHLDAGTVAMLVNIAPLLVALAAGVLLKEGFPRPLMVGIAIAFAGVVIIATGGIGADSEPIGIVLGILAAMLYASGVLVQKVALRSSDALSATWIGCVVGALVLLPFLPQTVVELSDAPAPAVLAVIYLGVGPSAVAFLLWAYVLKRSSAGATASATLAVPAIVVLLSWLLLGELPTLLGLIGGALCLAGVAWSRRRPRTTT; from the coding sequence ATGCGACTGCCCTCGACCACCGCGCCCGACTCGACGAAGGCCGCGACGGCTCCGGATCCGATCGGCTGGAAGGTGCTTGCCGCGATGATCGTGGTGCTCGTGCTGTGGGCCTCGGCGTTCATCGCGATCCGGGCGGTCGGCGACACGATCTCACCGGGGCCGCTCGCGCTCGGCCGACAGCTCGTCGGCGCCGTGGTGCTCGTGGCCATCGCCGCGTGGCGGCGGCCGCCGCTGCCCGGCCCGCGCGCCCTCGTGCTCATCGCGGTCTACGGGGTCCTCTGGTTCGCGGGATACACCCTGGTGCTCAACATGGCGGAACGTCACCTCGACGCCGGCACGGTCGCGATGCTCGTGAACATCGCACCGTTGCTCGTGGCCCTCGCCGCCGGGGTGCTGCTGAAGGAGGGCTTTCCGCGACCGCTCATGGTCGGCATCGCGATCGCCTTCGCCGGCGTCGTGATCATCGCGACCGGCGGAATCGGGGCCGACAGCGAGCCGATCGGCATCGTCCTCGGCATCCTCGCCGCGATGCTCTACGCATCGGGGGTGCTCGTGCAGAAGGTCGCGCTGCGTTCGTCGGACGCCCTGAGCGCGACCTGGATCGGCTGCGTGGTCGGCGCGCTGGTGCTGCTGCCGTTCCTGCCGCAGACCGTCGTCGAGCTCTCGGATGCCCCGGCTCCCGCCGTGCTCGCGGTGATCTACCTCGGGGTGGGGCCGTCGGCCGTGGCGTTCCTGCTCTGGGCGTACGTGCTGAAGCGCAGCTCGGCAGGCGCCACGGCGTCGGCGACACTGGCGGTGCCGGCAATCGTCGTGCTGCTCTCGTGGTTGCTGCTCGGCGAGCTGCCCACCCTGCTCGGCCTGATCGGCGGAGCGCTCTGCCTGGCCGGTGTGGCGTGGAGCCGCCGGAGGCCGCGCACGACGACCTGA
- a CDS encoding SIMPL domain-containing protein, with protein MATVIAVRGTAEERIAPELGAVSLTVSASGAERDATLARTTESRDALIAAVQGLDDSGALDTWSAGQLQISSHRPWNNEGKQLPVVHQVNADVEVVFTDLAKLGEWVSAVSVNGRVSVGGIDWRLTDATRKRTQEAAQQGAVADAVAKAAVYAAALGLGTPTPVELADTGLLTAQPVPPSGGGERMFAMRASADMSGGGGGPSEFTPALLVITASVEARFTADAV; from the coding sequence GTGGCTACCGTCATCGCCGTGCGCGGCACCGCCGAAGAACGCATCGCTCCCGAGCTCGGAGCCGTCTCCCTCACCGTGAGCGCCTCCGGAGCCGAACGCGACGCGACGCTCGCGCGCACGACCGAATCCCGCGACGCGCTCATCGCCGCCGTGCAGGGACTCGATGACTCCGGCGCACTCGACACGTGGTCGGCCGGACAGCTGCAGATCTCCTCGCACCGCCCTTGGAACAACGAGGGCAAGCAGTTGCCCGTCGTGCATCAGGTGAACGCCGACGTCGAGGTCGTCTTCACCGACCTCGCCAAGCTCGGCGAGTGGGTCAGCGCGGTCTCCGTCAACGGTCGGGTCTCGGTCGGCGGCATCGACTGGCGACTGACGGATGCCACGCGCAAGCGCACTCAGGAGGCCGCGCAGCAGGGCGCCGTCGCCGATGCGGTCGCGAAGGCCGCCGTCTACGCAGCAGCACTCGGTCTCGGCACGCCGACGCCCGTCGAGCTCGCCGACACCGGCCTGCTCACCGCGCAGCCGGTGCCGCCGAGCGGCGGGGGCGAGCGGATGTTCGCGATGCGCGCGTCGGCCGACATGTCGGGCGGTGGCGGCGGACCCTCGGAGTTCACGCCCGCACTGCTCGTGATCACGGCCTCCGTCGAGGCGAGGTTCACCGCCGACGCGGTGTGA
- the smpB gene encoding SsrA-binding protein SmpB has product MPRETGQKVVATNRKARHDYTIEDTYEAGLVLTGTEVKSLREGRASLVDGYAFIEGGEMWLDAVHIPEYTEGTWNNHAPRRKRKLLLHKQEIVKISHRTSQGGYTLVPLQIYFSGGRAKVEIAVAKGKREYDKRHALRERQDKREADRAMASRKNLGD; this is encoded by the coding sequence GTGCCCAGGGAGACCGGTCAGAAGGTCGTGGCGACCAACCGCAAGGCGCGCCACGACTACACGATCGAGGACACCTACGAGGCCGGCCTCGTGCTCACCGGCACCGAGGTGAAGTCGCTCCGCGAGGGTCGCGCGTCGCTCGTCGACGGCTACGCCTTCATCGAGGGTGGCGAGATGTGGCTCGACGCCGTGCACATCCCCGAGTACACCGAGGGCACGTGGAACAACCACGCGCCGCGTCGCAAGCGCAAGCTCCTGCTGCACAAGCAGGAGATCGTGAAGATCAGCCACCGCACGAGCCAGGGCGGTTACACCCTCGTGCCCCTGCAGATCTACTTCTCGGGCGGGCGCGCGAAGGTCGAGATCGCGGTCGCGAAGGGCAAGCGCGAGTACGACAAGCGCCACGCGCTGCGCGAGCGCCAGGACAAGCGCGAGGCCGATCGCGCCATGGCGAGCCGGAAGAACCTCGGCGACTGA
- a CDS encoding LysR family transcriptional regulator: protein MVDPHRLRVFRAVVQTGSINRAAARLGYTPSAVSQHVSTLQRETGLTLIEKRGRGIVPTAAGIAVADRATRVLDQLADFDSLADDLRSGRSGTLRISCFSSSNRAWMPAIAATMLAEFPDLRLELSLVERHGQLTGEPDVELYVAESVRGDRDPAVADGVADGYDVEPLRTEGYVAVVPPGHPLAHRESVTLLELADEPWIDNDDARGPCREIILSACAARGFAPRFRLDAPDYATGFDYVAAGVGITVLPRLGAIRLPDGVAMLAVDDLDVRRRIMLRVKRSMRTHPAVQRLTELIRDAART, encoded by the coding sequence ATGGTGGATCCGCATCGACTCCGGGTGTTCCGCGCGGTCGTGCAGACCGGCTCGATCAACCGCGCCGCCGCACGACTCGGGTACACCCCATCGGCCGTCAGCCAGCACGTCAGCACGCTGCAGCGCGAGACGGGGCTGACGCTCATCGAGAAGCGCGGCCGCGGCATCGTGCCGACCGCGGCCGGCATCGCCGTCGCGGATCGCGCCACCCGCGTACTCGACCAGCTCGCCGACTTCGACTCGCTGGCCGACGACCTGCGCTCCGGTCGCAGCGGCACCCTCCGCATCAGCTGCTTCTCCTCCTCGAATCGCGCGTGGATGCCCGCGATCGCCGCGACGATGCTGGCCGAGTTCCCCGACCTGCGCCTCGAGCTCTCCCTCGTCGAGCGGCACGGGCAACTCACCGGCGAACCCGATGTCGAGCTCTACGTCGCCGAGTCGGTGCGCGGCGATCGCGACCCGGCCGTCGCCGACGGAGTCGCCGACGGCTACGACGTCGAGCCGCTGCGCACCGAAGGGTACGTCGCCGTCGTGCCACCGGGGCATCCGCTCGCCCACCGGGAGTCGGTGACCCTGCTCGAGCTCGCCGACGAACCGTGGATCGACAACGACGACGCCCGAGGACCGTGCCGGGAGATCATCCTGTCCGCCTGCGCCGCCCGCGGCTTCGCCCCGCGGTTCCGCCTGGACGCTCCCGACTACGCGACCGGCTTCGACTACGTCGCCGCCGGCGTCGGCATCACGGTGCTGCCGAGGCTCGGAGCCATCCGACTCCCCGACGGGGTCGCGATGCTCGCCGTCGACGACCTCGACGTGCGGCGGCGCATCATGCTCCGGGTCAAGCGGTCGATGCGCACCCATCCCGCCGTGCAGCGGTTGACGGAGCTCATTCGCGACGCCGCTCGCACCTGA